The genome window GCCCTGCTGGCCGGGTTCGTGCCGGCCGGTGGCATCGCGCAGGCGCAAACGGTTTCAATTGAAGAGTGGGAAGTGCCCTGGGACAATTCCCGGCCGCGAGACCCTTTTGTCGATCCGAAAGGCCGTGTCTGGTTCTGCGGACAAAAAGGCGGCTACATCGCCTACCTGGAACCCGCTTCCGGAACATTCAAAAAGTTCGATTTGGGGCCTGGCGCAGGGCCACACAATCTCATTGTGGATGCGGCTGGATTCGTCTGGTTTGCTGGAAACCGCAACGCGTATATTGGCAAGCTGGATCCGGATACCGGCGGGATCACCCAATTCGAAATGCCGCACAAGGAGGCGCGGGATCCACACACGCTGGTATTCGATCGCGCAGGCGATATCTGGTTCACCGTCCAGAGAAGCAACTTCATCGGCAAGCTGTTCACTCAATCGGGCGAGGTCCGCCTTATAAAGGTTCCTACCCGGAATGCCCTCCCTTACGGGATTTGGATGGATTCCCACAACCGGCCCTGGGTTGCGCTGTTCGGGAGCAATAAAATCGTCAGCGTGGACCCGGAAACGATGGAACTGAAAGAATACGAACTGCCCCGCAAGGACGCGCGCCCCAGACGGCTTGCAATCACATCAGACGGGGTGGTCTGGTATGGAGATTACGCCCAGGGAATGCTGGGACGATTTGATCCCAAAAACGGGGAATTCAGGGAATGGCCCCTGCCCGGTGGCGACGATTCAGGACCCTATGCCATGACCGTGGACCATGAAGACCGGGTATGGGTGGTCGAAACCGGCAACATGCCAAACCGGCTGGTGGGATTCAATACGTCCACAAAGCAATTCGTCCACATCACGGAGATCCCGGAGGGCGGCGGATCGGTGCGTCACATGATGTTCGATGCCAATGAAAAAACCATCTGGTTCGGAGAGGACACGAATTTTATAGGACGCGCCCGTATTGGAAAACAGGAATAAGGAAAACGCTCCAAAACCTCCCCTCAATCCCCTCCTTGGTAAGGAGGGGAAGAAATGAGGAATTGGCCAGGCACTCGGAGGAATTTCCCAAGCACCCGGTAATAATCAACTTCGGCAATCCCCCAACGCCATCACCGCGCTCGCGGCTCATTTCCAGCTAATCAGCCATCCCGCGTTTCCACGGCAGACCGCTTTTTGGTTCCATCGCGCGCGCTTTTGCATTAAATTGACATACCGATTCATTCGACCACTTCCTCCTCTTATAAGGGGCGCGGCATGATCTCCCGGGTGCAGAGCGGCGCGGTGCTGGGCATCGACGGCTACGTCGTCGAGGTCGAGGTGCACCTGTCACCCGGACTGCCGGGGATGTCCATCGTCGGCCTGCCGGACGCGGCGGTGAAGGAGAGCTCGGATCGCGTCGCCGCCGCCATCCGCAACACGCAGTTGGAATTTCCGGTCCGGCGCATCACCGTCAACCTCGCGCCCGCCGACATCAAAAAAGAAGGCTCCGGCTTCGACCTGCCCATCGCGCTGGGCATCCTCGCCGCCGACGGCATCGTCAAACCCGAAAACCTGCACCGCTACCTGATCCTGGGCGAACTCTCTCTCGACGGGCGGGTCAAACCGATCAAGGGCACGCTGTCGATTGCGGCGCAGGCGAAGAAGGCGGGCGTGGAAGGCATCCTGCTGCCGAAAGCGAATGCCGCCGAGGCGGCGGTCATCACCGGCCTCAAGGTGTTTCCGCTGGAGACGCTGCCGGAAGCGCTGGCGTTTCTGAACGGCGAGCTGGAACTGGAAGCCGTGACGAAAGACCCGGAAAGCGAGTATCGCGAACATTCGGCGTACGACCTCGATTTCACCGACGTCAAGGGCCAGTACCACGTGAAGCGCGCGTTGGAGATCGCCGCCGCGGGCGGGCACAACATCATCCTCATCGGGCCGCCGGGGTCGGGCAAATCCATGCTGGCCAAACGCCTGCCCACCATCCTGCCGCCGCTCACGCTCGACGAAGCCATCGAGACCACAAAAATCCACAGCGTGCTGGGGTTGATCAACAACGGCAAGGGATTGCTGGCGACGCGCCCGTTCCGCTCGCCGCACCACACCATTTCGGATGCGGGGCTGATCGGCGGCGGCAAGATGCCGATGCCAGGCGAGGTCTCGCTGGCGCACAACGGGGTGCTGTTTCTCGATGAACTTCCGGAATTCAAACGCAACGCGCTGGAGGTGTTGCGGCAGCCGATGGAGGACCGGCAGGTGTGCATCTCGCGCGCGTCGGGGTCGCTGACGTTTCCCACCGGCTTCATGCTGGTGGCGGCGATGAATCCTTGCCCCTGCGGTTACCGCACCGATCCCAAACGCGAGTGCCAGTGCACGCCGCCACAGATCAAGAAATACGTGTCGCGCATTTCCGGGCCGATGATGGACCGCATCGACATCCACATCCAGGTGCCCGCCGTCGAGTACAAGGATCTGGCGTCGAACACCGTCGGCGAGCCGTCGGCGGTGCTGCGCGAGCGCGTGCAGCAGGCACGTGTGCGGCAGTTGCAACGCTTTGCCGGGTCGAAAATTTTTGCCAACGCGTCGATGAGTTCGAAACAGATCAAAACGCACTGCCCGCTGGACGCCGCGTCGCAGAAGATCATGGCCACGGCCATCGACAAGATGGGCATGAGCGCCCGCGCGCATGATCGCATTTTAAAAGTCGCGCGCACCATTGCCGACCTGGCCGGCGATGACACCGTCGCCGCCGAACACATCGCCGAAGCCATCCAGTACCGAACATTAGATAAAGAGAATTGGCAGTAGCGCAATTGGGAAATCAACGCACCGCATATTCCTGCAAAAATTTCTTTTGCCCGCACGAATCGGTTTCAGTTTTTCGCCCACTCCATCCGCCAAAAATCCAACATGCCCTCTTTCCCCGTCAAAATCCGGGCGTTTCGGAAATAAGTCTGATTTTCTGAACATTGGGCAGAAAATCATAACTCCTGTGACCATTTTTGTTACCGTTTTTGACGCCCTCCCCCACGCGCCCGTTGATTCTTAGAATCACAATCCCTCCAGCCCGGCGAAAACCAATCCCTTTCCAAAAGATTTACATTTTCACTCGGTTTGGTACGCGTATTGCGACATTAGACAACAAGAAACCGAATGGAAAGGGAACTCGTTTTCCATGGATTGGTTTTTCACAAACCATGACCTGAGAGGAAACCATGAACCAGCCCGAAAACCAAAACACGTTATGGGCCATGCTGGCCAACCAGCCCGGATGGTCCGCGATGCTGATACTCATTGCCATGATGGCCCTGTACATGAGTCGCAAGCCGGTGCACGCCGGACTCCAGCGCCTGGTGGCGACGGTGTATTCCGGCTTCCGCCTGGCGTCCCGCGCGCTGTTCACCGCCGAAAAACGCCTGTGCGACCGCAACAAGGAAGTCCTGCTGGAATTGGGACAGGACCACATGGAGCGCAAGATCGAACGCGAGTTCTTCCGCGTGAACTCGGTGGTGGAGCGCGACCTCGCCCGCTATCCTGAACTGCAAAAGGTCATCGCCGACCAGATCACGCAGATCGAGGAGGACTACAAGCAGTGCGGGCAGGAAGTGCCGCCAACGCCGGAATGGATCGAGGCCGTCGAGGTGGTGGCGAAGTTGAAGGTCGATCACAAGAACAATCCGCTGACCGCCAACATCCTGAAGAGCATCCATGAAGCGTCGGAGAAGCATCACCGCGAAGTGGTGCGTGAATACCGCGACAGCGTGGCCAAGCGTCACGCGCTGTTGCAGACCCTGCGTCCCTACTGGCGGAAGCTCGTCAACTCCGTGGATGAAGTCGGTAAAACCCTGCGCGGCCTGCTCGACCGCGCCCGCGACATCGACCAGCACATGGACCGCTACATCGAGATCATCAACAAGACCGACAAGGCGGAACGGACTTTGCGCGCCTCGGCGGCGGTGCAGTTTGCTGTATCGTTACTCGTCGTGCTCATCGCCACCGGCGGCGCCATCATCAACTTCAACCTCATCGCCCTGCCCATGTCCGAGATGGTCGGCTCCACGGCACAGATCGGCGGCATGAAGGTGTCGGACATCGCGGCGCTGGTCATCATCTTCGTCGAGATGTCGATGGGTCTGTTTCTGATGGAAGCGTTGCGCTTCACACGGCTGTTCCCGGTGATCGGCACCATGGACGACCGGTTGCGCATCCGCATGATCTGGGTGACCTTCGGCATTCTGTTCACGCTGGCCTGTGTGGAGGCCGCGCTGGCGTTCATGCGCGACCAGATCGCCATGGACCTGAGTGCGCTGCGTCATTCGCTGACGGCGGGCGGCGGTGAGCTGGAAGCGGTGCCGGTGAGCGGCGTCAATTCGTGGATTCCGATGCTCGGCCAGATGGTGTTGGGCTTCATCCTGCCCTTCGCCCTGACCTTCGTCGCCATTCCGCTGGAAACGCTCATGCATTCCTGCCGCAGCGTGTTCGGCGATCTGCTGGCGCTGGCCATCCGCAGTCTGGCCGTGCTGTTCCGCATTCTTGGCAGCGGCTTCAAAAACCTGGGTCTGATGGTGACCCACGTTTACGACATCATCATCTTTCTGCCCCTGTGGCTGGAACAGATGGTGAAAACCCGTCACAAAGCCTCCGGCGAAGTGGGAAGTGACAACCCGCCTGCCGCGAAGATACTGATGGATTCTGAAACCCATATCGAACAGGTGGCAAAATGAAACGAATGATTTCAATTCTGTTGTGCATCCTGTTTTTCTACGGTTGCGCGGAGCATGCTTCGAACAGCCGTGGCGTATATCTGCTGCTGGACACGTCCGGCACCTACACCAAGGAGTTGAAGAAAGCCCAGCAGATCATCAACTTCCTGCTGGGCACGCTGGGTCCGGGCGACACCATCGCCGTGGCCCGCATCGACAGCGCCAGTTTCAGCGAGAAGGACATCGTCGCCAAGGTGACGTTCGACTCGCGTCCCTCGGTGGCCAACGCGCAGAAACGCAAGTTCGCTGAGATCATCAACGACTTCGTGGACCAGGTGAAGGGCAGTCAGTACACGGACATCACCGGTGGCCTGTTTCAGGCCATCGAGTATCTCAACGAAGTGCAGGCGTCGGACAAGCACATCCTCATCTATTCGGACCTCAAAGAGGAGCTTCCCGAAGGCTACAACCGCAATCTGAACTTCACCCTCGACGGATTCCACGTGCGCGCGTTGAACGTGACCAAGCTGCGCGCCGACAACGTGAATCCGGAAGAGTACGTGGACCGGTTGAAGGTCTGGAAACAGAAGGTGGAGACCGGCGGCGGCCAGTGGCAGGTCATCAATGACCTCGACCGCGAGGACGCATTGGTCCTCAGCTGACGGTTTTTGTTTTCATCGGTCAGGCAACCCGCTTCCGGCTTCCCGCCGTCGCACCCTTCCCGGGCGACGGCGGGAGGCGAGGTGCGGGCACGTCGCCCTTGCCATCACCGCCTCACCTTCACCACTCGAAAAGTGGAACCCGTACCCATTACATAACGAAGTCTTTGTCGAGGATCAACCGGTCGAACAACAACAAACCCCACCGCCTGTTAAAGAAAAAGCGCCTGTCACCGCCCCGGTCGAAACGCCGGCACCGCAAACCACGCCGGGAGGGCGGCCGCCGTCCCGATCGACAAACTGAACGCCGCCCCGCGCGCGGCAACCGCCAACCCGGTCAAACAGGAAGGACGCCTGCACCTCCTCCGGATATTGCATATAGGACTTAACCGTGGTAGGTTTTTGTCTGAGTCGCTGCCACGCGTTTTCGGGTTCCAACGGTTTATCCGGGACGACGGTCATCGCCCGTCGATACGAAGCGCCGCCTCATTCATGGCATTCAACTGAACCGTAATGGATCAGAAGCTTTCATCTTTGTGGTTTCAAATAGACGAGGAGACGACGATGAGAAATTTGCCAAAATTCTGCCTGTGGATGATGGTTGGAGCCATCACGCTGGCCATTCCGGGAGTGGGGTTCGCCGCCCCCAAAGCCGATGCCGACCCCTGCGCGGCCGTCAATGACATGGATGAGAAAAATCTGTGCCGGGCCTTTGAAATCGAGAAAAAACTCACCGCCGAAGAAAAAGAGAACCGCTACAAAAATAAAAACCACAGTTCCTATTACTGCTCGTTGATCAAAAGCCGCGACAAACAGACTTATTGCTACGCCGTGGTCAATAAAGAGCGCACCCAATGCGGCCTGATTGTTGACGCCGACCTGGAAAAACAGTGCAACACCAAGTTCTGAAAACCGTAGGAAAACCGCTGACTGGAACGCTCCCGGTGCCCGCCGGGGGCGTTTTTTTTTGGAACCGTTTTCCGGTGCAGGGCGGGGAAGCCCGGCAAACGGCCTCGTTCCGGGATCCGGAACCGGCAACCAAAGCTTCCGCTCGGCAACAATAATAGTTGAGTTTTCCGGCAAGATTGTCGAAAATATAGATAAGAGCTTTAATCCCGCCCTTGCGGAGGATACGCGATGGAATCGCTGGACTATCATCTGATTCGAGATTACTGCCGCACCGCGGTGGACATGGCGGAAGAACTGGGCGCGTACGACGGGCTGTCCTATTTGATCGGCGAGAAGTTTTATCCGCTGGTCATGGCCCTCAAACAGGCTGAAGCAAAAGTTCAGTTCCTGTACAACACCGAGGACAGCGGAGAAGGCGACGTCGAAGAAATATCCCTGCCCTCGGACAATGCCGAAATCCAGCAGGGCTATCTGCTCGCCATCCAGAACAATTACCAGAAGGCTCTGGAAAAAATCGAGGACCTGGGCCAGTTGCGCAGTGACTTCATAGAGGAAATCAAAGAAGCCTTCGAAGTGGATGACATCCGCGAATACCTGGAGTCTTACCCGCGGTTCGGCGGCAACGAGTCCGAGTTTGGCGTTCTGCTGAAAGAAGACGACGAGCCGATGGAGTTCAAGGCCGTGATGTCCGAAGTCGATGACATCTTTCTTGCAGAAGAAATCAAAAAACTGTTTTACTGAGGAAACAAACGCGAGTCCCTTCGTCCCGTTTTTCTTTCCTTCCCGGTTTCACTCCGTTACAATCCGTTTTCATGAAACAAAAGCTATCCGAAAAGACCCGATTGGCTTTGGCGTTCGTGATTTTGTGCGCCATGACAGTGGGGATCCTGTTCACCGGTCCCGGCTTCAGCTTCACATTGCAGGTGATTCTGGCCTCCGTGGCCCTGTTCCTGTTGTTCTGGCTGATCACCTGAGTCCTTCACGGACGGTTCTCACCGCACAAACCACACCATCGCCGCAGCCAGTAACGCCACCGCCGAAAGACCGGCTCCCGCAAGCGCCCACGTTTTCAGGCTTGCCAACTTCGCCTCCGTCTCCTTGCGAACCGTGTCGATCTGCGCCACCAGTTCGGTTTTCATCTCGTCCTGAGCCGCCGTCTTCACCGCGTCGAGTGTGGCATCGACCTTCTGTTGCAGGCGGGCGTCCAGCGCGTCCAGCAGTTTCTGATTCATCGCGCCGGATTTTTTCTCGATCTCTTCCTTCACCATCTCGCGCGCATCGTACTTCCAGTCGTCCATCTGCTGGCGCAATACATCCAATCGTTCCTGAATGGTGTTCTGCAGCTTGGGCTCGATGTTTTCGGAGATTTTTTCCAGGCTGTCGCGCGCGTTGCGAATGGCCTCGTGCAAACTTTCTTCAATTTCTTCCTCCAGGCCCTGCTTGCGGTTTTCCACGTGTTCGGAAAGCAATTCCGTTTTTTCGCGCAACTCGGACAGGATGCGCAGGTTCTCACGGGCTTTCTGTTCTTCTTCTGGACTCATAAGCATACCGATCGCCTTTTCATGGTTGGATTCCGACTTACATATTAGATGAGTTTTGTTCTGAAGGATTTTAAAAAATTCCTGCGCCGTGCCGCGCAACCACACCCACATAGCATCTCCCCGAACGATCTGACGGCCGCTACCTTGACTTCCCCCGGCTTCGGGGATACAGTATATAGTATTGAAAAATAAGGGCTGGCTCGTGAATAACCTGATCGAAACATTCCATATCCACCTGGTGGCCGAGAAAAACGCATCGCCGCACACGGTGACCGGCTATCTGAAGGACCTCAACCAGTTTTGCGCATTCCTGCGCCAAAGCGGGCATGCCTGCACCCCCGAGGGCGAAGTGGATATCCATCAGGTCGATCGGCTGGCGGTGCGTTCCTATCTGGCTTATCTGTACCAGCAGTCCTCGACCGGCACCACCATGAACCGCAAGTTGTCCGCACTCAGCAGCTTCTTTCAGTTTCTGTGCCGGGAGAATCATATCAAAACCAACATCGTAAAAACCATCCCGGCACCGCGAAAAAAAAACGCACTCCCCGCCTACCTCAGCGTGGACGAGATGTTCCGCCTGCTCGATTTGCCGGACAACGAAGGATTCCTCGGCGTGCGCGACCGTGCCATGCTGGAATTGTTTTACAGCACCGGCATGCGCATCAGCGAGTTGACCGGTCTCACTCTCGACTCCATCCACCTCGATGAACGCCGCGTCAACGTGCTCGGCAAAGGAAAAAAGGAACGCATTCTGCCGTTGGGCCGCAAGGCGGTGGACGCCGTCCGCGCCTACCTGAAAGAACGGCACACCCTTCTC of Nitrospina watsonii contains these proteins:
- a CDS encoding Vgb family protein, which produces MNRLKRIAILSIFALLAGFVPAGGIAQAQTVSIEEWEVPWDNSRPRDPFVDPKGRVWFCGQKGGYIAYLEPASGTFKKFDLGPGAGPHNLIVDAAGFVWFAGNRNAYIGKLDPDTGGITQFEMPHKEARDPHTLVFDRAGDIWFTVQRSNFIGKLFTQSGEVRLIKVPTRNALPYGIWMDSHNRPWVALFGSNKIVSVDPETMELKEYELPRKDARPRRLAITSDGVVWYGDYAQGMLGRFDPKNGEFREWPLPGGDDSGPYAMTVDHEDRVWVVETGNMPNRLVGFNTSTKQFVHITEIPEGGGSVRHMMFDANEKTIWFGEDTNFIGRARIGKQE
- a CDS encoding YifB family Mg chelatase-like AAA ATPase, producing MISRVQSGAVLGIDGYVVEVEVHLSPGLPGMSIVGLPDAAVKESSDRVAAAIRNTQLEFPVRRITVNLAPADIKKEGSGFDLPIALGILAADGIVKPENLHRYLILGELSLDGRVKPIKGTLSIAAQAKKAGVEGILLPKANAAEAAVITGLKVFPLETLPEALAFLNGELELEAVTKDPESEYREHSAYDLDFTDVKGQYHVKRALEIAAAGGHNIILIGPPGSGKSMLAKRLPTILPPLTLDEAIETTKIHSVLGLINNGKGLLATRPFRSPHHTISDAGLIGGGKMPMPGEVSLAHNGVLFLDELPEFKRNALEVLRQPMEDRQVCISRASGSLTFPTGFMLVAAMNPCPCGYRTDPKRECQCTPPQIKKYVSRISGPMMDRIDIHIQVPAVEYKDLASNTVGEPSAVLRERVQQARVRQLQRFAGSKIFANASMSSKQIKTHCPLDAASQKIMATAIDKMGMSARAHDRILKVARTIADLAGDDTVAAEHIAEAIQYRTLDKENWQ
- a CDS encoding VWA domain-containing protein, which produces MKRMISILLCILFFYGCAEHASNSRGVYLLLDTSGTYTKELKKAQQIINFLLGTLGPGDTIAVARIDSASFSEKDIVAKVTFDSRPSVANAQKRKFAEIINDFVDQVKGSQYTDITGGLFQAIEYLNEVQASDKHILIYSDLKEELPEGYNRNLNFTLDGFHVRALNVTKLRADNVNPEEYVDRLKVWKQKVETGGGQWQVINDLDREDALVLS
- a CDS encoding tyrosine recombinase XerC — encoded protein: MNNLIETFHIHLVAEKNASPHTVTGYLKDLNQFCAFLRQSGHACTPEGEVDIHQVDRLAVRSYLAYLYQQSSTGTTMNRKLSALSSFFQFLCRENHIKTNIVKTIPAPRKKNALPAYLSVDEMFRLLDLPDNEGFLGVRDRAMLELFYSTGMRISELTGLTLDSIHLDERRVNVLGKGKKERILPLGRKAVDAVRAYLKERHTLLEKKKPETPPAQLFLNTRGGAVTVRGVRKILDRYLGPAFSRGLSPHSIRHSFATHLLESGADLRSIQEMLGHASLSTTQKYTHLTIDRLMETYDKSHPRAQQSGANSSKP